In one Methylobacterium sp. SyP6R genomic region, the following are encoded:
- the prmC gene encoding peptide chain release factor N(5)-glutamine methyltransferase, whose product MAADALAARGIEAAALDARILVEEALCITATDLALRGAEPVGEEGAARLTAYLARRTAGEPVARIIGAWEFWGLPFGLSPETLVPRPDTETLVEAALGLRPDGPARIADLGTGSGCILVALLTEWRHTFGVGLDRLPGALGTARMNAARNGVAGRAAFVAGDWAASLAGPFDLVVANPPYIASGVVDGLSGEVRDHDPRLALDGGPDGLAAYRTILAQVPPLLVPGGHLLVEIGYDQEAALRQLAADHGLRAEVRRDLAGHPRVVVMTAGNAS is encoded by the coding sequence ATGGCCGCCGATGCCCTCGCGGCCCGCGGCATCGAGGCCGCCGCCCTCGATGCCCGTATCCTGGTCGAGGAGGCGTTGTGCATCACCGCCACCGACCTGGCGCTCCGCGGGGCCGAGCCGGTCGGCGAGGAGGGGGCTGCGCGTCTCACCGCCTACCTCGCCCGGCGCACCGCCGGCGAGCCGGTGGCGCGGATCATCGGCGCCTGGGAGTTCTGGGGGCTGCCCTTCGGGCTCTCGCCCGAGACCTTGGTGCCGCGTCCCGACACCGAAACCCTGGTCGAGGCGGCACTCGGGCTCAGGCCGGACGGCCCGGCCCGCATCGCCGATCTCGGCACCGGCTCCGGCTGCATCCTGGTGGCCCTGCTCACCGAATGGCGGCACACTTTCGGTGTCGGCCTCGACCGGTTGCCCGGCGCGCTCGGAACCGCGCGGATGAATGCCGCCCGCAACGGCGTCGCCGGCCGTGCCGCCTTCGTCGCCGGCGACTGGGCCGCGTCGCTCGCCGGACCGTTCGACCTCGTGGTGGCGAACCCGCCCTACATCGCCAGCGGCGTCGTCGATGGCCTGTCCGGGGAGGTGCGCGACCACGATCCCCGCCTTGCCCTCGATGGCGGGCCTGACGGGCTCGCCGCCTACCGTACCATCCTGGCCCAGGTGCCGCCTCTCCTCGTGCCCGGCGGGCATCTCCTGGTCGAGATCGGATACGACCAGGAGGCGGCGTTGCGGCAGCTCGCCGCCGATCACGGCTTGCGCGCGGAGGTGCGGCGCGACCTCGCCGGGCACCCGCGGGTGGTCGTCATGACCGCGGGGAACGCATCCTGA
- the prfA gene encoding peptide chain release factor 1, with protein MIAIPSDRLDAILARHDIVTATLSAGEAEAESFVQLSRELSELDSVVEAIRAFRAAESALRGVEEMIEEGDPEMRALAAEEKPEAEAARDAAARALQLLLLPKDAADEKSAILEVRAGTGGDEAALFAGDLFRMYSRYADLKGWRVEVISESPGTMGGYREVVAEVKGRGVFARLKFESGAHRVQRVPDTETQGRIHTSAATVAVLPEAEEVDIQVNESDLKIDTMRAQGAGGQHVNKTESAIRITHVPSGIVIFVQEERSQHKNRARAMALLRAKLYDQERSQKDAARAADRRAQVGSGDRSERIRTYNFPQARVTDHRINLTLYKLEEVMAGTALDEVVDALITEHQAALLAAEGMA; from the coding sequence ATGATCGCGATCCCGTCCGACCGTCTCGACGCCATCCTGGCCCGCCACGACATCGTCACCGCCACCTTGAGCGCCGGGGAGGCCGAGGCGGAGAGCTTCGTGCAGCTCTCGCGCGAGCTCTCCGAGCTCGATTCCGTCGTCGAGGCGATCCGCGCCTTCCGGGCCGCCGAGAGCGCCTTGCGCGGCGTCGAGGAGATGATCGAGGAGGGCGATCCCGAGATGCGGGCGCTCGCGGCGGAAGAGAAGCCGGAGGCCGAGGCCGCCCGCGACGCCGCCGCCCGGGCGCTTCAACTCCTGCTCCTGCCCAAGGATGCCGCCGACGAGAAGAGCGCCATCCTGGAGGTACGCGCCGGCACCGGCGGCGACGAGGCGGCGCTCTTCGCCGGCGACCTCTTCCGGATGTATTCGCGCTACGCCGACCTGAAGGGCTGGCGGGTCGAGGTCATCTCGGAGAGCCCCGGCACGATGGGCGGCTACCGCGAGGTGGTGGCCGAGGTGAAGGGCCGCGGCGTCTTCGCCCGGCTGAAGTTCGAGAGCGGCGCCCACCGGGTGCAGCGGGTGCCCGACACCGAGACGCAGGGGCGCATCCACACCTCGGCCGCCACCGTGGCGGTGCTGCCGGAGGCGGAAGAGGTCGACATCCAGGTCAACGAATCCGACCTGAAGATCGATACGATGCGGGCCCAAGGCGCCGGCGGCCAGCACGTCAACAAGACCGAGTCGGCGATCCGGATCACCCACGTGCCGAGCGGCATCGTGATCTTCGTCCAGGAAGAGCGCTCGCAGCACAAGAACCGGGCCCGCGCCATGGCGCTCCTGCGGGCCAAGCTCTACGACCAGGAGCGCAGCCAGAAGGATGCCGCCCGCGCCGCGGATCGCCGCGCCCAGGTCGGCAGCGGCGACCGGTCGGAGCGGATCCGCACCTACAACTTCCCGCAAGCGCGGGTGACCGATCACCGCATCAACCTGACCCTGTACAAGCTGGAGGAGGTGATGGCCGGCACCGCCCTCGACGAGGTGGTGGACGCGCTCATCACCGAGCATCAGGCGGCTTTGCTCGCCGCCGAGGGGATGGCGTGA
- the ptsP gene encoding phosphoenolpyruvate--protein phosphotransferase gives MPAAPGGPRLLLRRLREAMAEPVGPQARLDRIVVLIASNMVAEVCSVYVLRDDGNLELFATEGLNREAVHLTTMRAGEGLVGLIAATAEPLSLSDAQSHPAFSYRPETGEEVYHAFLGVPLLRAGNTLGVLVVQNRTYRVYSEEEIEALQTTAMVLAEMIASGELQALSPGTVSASRRALSQCGVALADGVGLGHVVLHEPRIVVRNLIAENVEREASRLDTAIAEVRAAIDDLVERGDVAGAGEHREVLETVRMFAHDQGWLRRMREAVLSGLTAEAAVERVQSDNRARMLRQSDPYLRERLHDLDDLANRLLRQLVGRPIGGQEAMPENAILVARSMGPAALLDYDRSRLRGVVLEEGGPTSHIAIVARALGIPAVGEVANATALVESGDAIIVDGGTGEIQIRPGPEIEAAYAEKARLRARRQEQYRALRDVPAVTRDGVAVGLQLNAGLIVDLSHLNETGAEGVGLFRTELQFMVAERMPSAAEQQVLYEAVFDAVGDLPVTIRTLDIGGDKVLPYMKALEEENPALGWRAIRIGLDRPGLLRMQLRALLKAARGRPLKIMFPMVATVEEFVQARGIVEREKAHLTRHGHPLPADCRLGVMVEVPSLLFQMDEIAAEADFLSVGSNDLMQFLFAVDRENRQVANRFDPLSAAALRAFRLIAERANAAGTPATVCGEIGGRPLEAMALIGLGFRALSMSPASIGPVKAMVLGIDAGAVAAFLEQELARTRDGASLRPALAAFAEEHGVPV, from the coding sequence ATGCCCGCAGCGCCTGGAGGCCCGCGCCTGCTACTGCGCCGCCTTCGCGAGGCCATGGCGGAGCCGGTCGGCCCGCAGGCGCGCCTCGACCGCATCGTCGTCCTGATCGCGTCCAACATGGTCGCGGAAGTCTGCTCGGTCTACGTCCTGCGCGACGACGGCAACCTGGAGCTCTTCGCCACCGAGGGCCTGAACCGCGAGGCGGTGCACCTCACCACCATGCGGGCCGGCGAGGGTCTGGTCGGCCTGATCGCCGCCACCGCCGAGCCGCTGTCGCTCTCCGACGCCCAGTCGCACCCCGCCTTCTCCTACCGCCCGGAGACCGGCGAGGAGGTCTATCACGCCTTCCTGGGCGTGCCGCTGCTGCGGGCCGGCAACACGCTGGGCGTGCTGGTGGTGCAGAACCGCACCTACCGGGTCTATTCCGAGGAGGAGATCGAGGCGCTCCAGACCACCGCCATGGTGCTGGCGGAGATGATTGCCTCGGGCGAGCTGCAGGCCCTGTCGCCCGGCACGGTCAGCGCCTCGCGCCGGGCGCTCAGCCAATGCGGCGTGGCGCTGGCCGACGGCGTGGGCCTGGGGCACGTCGTGCTGCACGAGCCGCGCATCGTCGTGCGCAACCTGATCGCCGAGAACGTCGAGCGCGAAGCCTCGCGCCTCGACACCGCCATCGCGGAGGTGCGCGCGGCGATCGACGACCTCGTCGAGCGCGGCGACGTGGCGGGGGCCGGCGAGCATCGGGAGGTGCTCGAGACCGTCAGGATGTTCGCCCACGATCAGGGCTGGCTGCGGCGGATGCGCGAGGCGGTGCTCTCGGGCCTCACGGCCGAGGCCGCGGTGGAGCGGGTCCAGTCGGACAACCGCGCCCGGATGCTGCGCCAGAGCGATCCTTACCTGCGCGAGCGCCTGCACGACCTCGACGACCTCGCCAACCGGCTGCTGCGCCAGCTCGTCGGCCGCCCGATCGGCGGGCAGGAGGCGATGCCCGAGAACGCCATCCTGGTGGCCCGCTCGATGGGCCCGGCCGCGCTCCTCGACTACGACCGCTCGCGCCTGCGCGGCGTCGTGCTGGAGGAGGGCGGGCCGACGAGCCACATCGCCATCGTGGCCCGGGCCCTGGGCATCCCGGCGGTGGGCGAGGTGGCGAATGCCACGGCGCTCGTCGAGAGCGGCGACGCCATCATCGTCGATGGCGGCACCGGTGAGATCCAGATCCGGCCGGGGCCGGAGATCGAGGCGGCCTATGCCGAGAAGGCGCGGCTCAGGGCTCGGCGCCAGGAGCAGTACCGGGCGCTTCGCGACGTGCCGGCGGTCACCCGCGACGGCGTCGCGGTCGGGCTGCAGCTCAATGCCGGCCTCATCGTCGACCTGTCGCACCTGAACGAGACCGGGGCCGAGGGGGTCGGGCTGTTCCGGACCGAATTGCAGTTCATGGTCGCCGAGCGGATGCCGAGTGCGGCCGAGCAGCAGGTCCTGTACGAGGCGGTGTTCGACGCCGTCGGCGACCTGCCGGTGACGATCCGGACCCTCGATATCGGCGGCGACAAGGTGCTGCCCTACATGAAGGCGCTGGAGGAGGAGAACCCGGCCCTCGGCTGGCGGGCGATCCGCATCGGCCTCGACCGGCCGGGCCTCCTGCGGATGCAGCTGCGCGCGCTCCTCAAGGCCGCCCGCGGGCGGCCGCTCAAGATCATGTTCCCGATGGTCGCGACCGTCGAGGAATTCGTCCAGGCGCGGGGAATCGTCGAGCGCGAGAAGGCGCACCTCACCCGCCACGGCCACCCGCTGCCGGCGGATTGCCGCCTCGGCGTGATGGTCGAGGTGCCCTCGCTCCTGTTTCAGATGGACGAGATCGCCGCGGAAGCCGATTTCCTCTCGGTCGGCTCGAACGACCTGATGCAGTTCCTGTTCGCGGTCGACCGCGAGAACCGTCAGGTCGCCAACCGCTTCGACCCGTTGAGCGCCGCGGCGCTCCGCGCCTTCCGGCTGATCGCCGAGCGGGCCAACGCCGCCGGCACGCCGGCGACGGTCTGCGGCGAGATCGGCGGGCGGCCGCTCGAGGCGATGGCGCTGATCGGGCTGGGTTTCCGGGCTCTCTCGATGTCGCCGGCCTCGATCGGCCCGGTCAAGGCGATGGTTCTGGGGATCGATGCCGGCGCGGTGGCGGCGTTCCTCGAGCAGGAACTGGCGCGGACCAGGGACGGAGCGTCGTTGCGGCCGGCTTTGGCGGCGTTTGCCGAGGAGCACGGCGTGCCGGTCTGA
- a CDS encoding aspartate kinase — protein sequence MPRLVMKFGGTSVATVDRIRNVARHVAREVRAGYEVAVVVSAMSGKTNELVAWCKDASALYAQSEYDAVVASGEQVTSGLLAIVLNEMGFKARSWQGWQIPIETSDQHGSARIQNIDGARLDAGFKRGEVAVIAGFQGIHAETGRLTTLGRGGSDTSAVAVAAAIGAERCDIYTDVDGVYTTDPRVVPKAQRLEKVAFEEMLEMASLGAKVLQVRSVELAMVHRVPTTVRSSFDDPDDARPGTLICDEDDIVEQQIITGIAFSKDEAQITLRRVKDKPGIAAAIFGPLADANINVDMIIQVVSGDGAATDMTFTVPAADYERARAILDAQSGTVEFERLEGATDVVKVSAIGVGMRSHAGVAAKAFRALAEKGINIRAITTSEIKFSVLIDAAYTELAVRTLHSLYGLDKA from the coding sequence ATGCCCCGCCTGGTGATGAAATTCGGCGGCACCTCCGTCGCCACGGTCGACCGCATCCGCAACGTCGCCCGCCACGTCGCCCGCGAGGTGCGGGCCGGCTACGAGGTGGCGGTCGTCGTCTCGGCGATGTCCGGCAAGACCAACGAGCTGGTGGCCTGGTGCAAGGACGCCTCGGCGCTCTACGCCCAGTCCGAGTACGACGCGGTCGTGGCCTCCGGCGAGCAGGTCACGTCGGGCCTGCTCGCCATCGTGCTCAACGAGATGGGCTTCAAGGCCCGCTCCTGGCAGGGCTGGCAGATCCCGATCGAGACCTCCGACCAGCACGGCTCGGCCCGCATCCAGAACATCGACGGCGCCCGCCTCGATGCCGGGTTCAAGCGCGGCGAGGTCGCGGTGATCGCCGGCTTCCAGGGCATCCATGCCGAGACCGGCCGCCTGACCACCCTCGGCCGAGGCGGCTCCGACACCAGCGCGGTCGCGGTCGCGGCGGCGATCGGTGCCGAGCGTTGCGACATCTATACCGACGTCGACGGCGTCTACACCACCGACCCCCGGGTGGTGCCGAAGGCCCAGCGCCTCGAGAAGGTGGCCTTCGAGGAGATGCTGGAGATGGCCTCGCTGGGGGCCAAGGTGCTCCAGGTGCGCTCGGTCGAGCTTGCCATGGTGCACCGGGTGCCGACCACCGTGCGCTCCTCCTTCGACGACCCCGACGACGCCCGCCCCGGCACCCTCATCTGCGACGAGGACGATATCGTGGAACAGCAGATCATCACGGGCATCGCCTTCTCGAAGGACGAGGCGCAGATCACGCTTCGCCGGGTGAAGGACAAGCCCGGCATCGCCGCCGCCATCTTCGGTCCCCTGGCGGACGCCAACATCAACGTCGACATGATCATCCAGGTCGTGTCCGGCGACGGTGCGGCCACCGACATGACCTTCACGGTTCCGGCCGCCGATTACGAGCGCGCCCGGGCGATCCTCGACGCGCAGTCCGGCACGGTCGAGTTCGAACGCCTCGAGGGCGCCACCGACGTGGTGAAGGTCTCGGCGATCGGCGTCGGCATGCGCAGCCATGCCGGCGTCGCCGCCAAGGCGTTCCGGGCACTTGCCGAGAAGGGCATCAACATCCGGGCGATCACCACGTCCGAGATCAAGTTCTCGGTGCTGATCGACGCCGCCTACACCGAGCTCGCCGTGCGCACGCTCCATTCGCTCTACGGCCTCGACAAGGCCTGA
- the ubiG gene encoding bifunctional 2-polyprenyl-6-hydroxyphenol methylase/3-demethylubiquinol 3-O-methyltransferase UbiG, producing MSEPTGPSIDRDEVARFDRLAATWWDEAGPMRVLHRFNPVRLTYIRDTVCRHVGRDPLAPNPLAGLSLVDVGCGGGVLSEPLARLGAEVTGLDPAVTNVKVAQAHADAAGVPVRYRAETIEAVVAAGERFDVVCAMEVVEHVTDMPAFVRTACYAVKPGGLLFAATINRTMRSFALAIVGAEYVLGWLPKGTHDWEKFVTPDELRGAVEGGGLSVTDTTGVVFNPLTTRWSAARDTAVNYMIAAEKPRP from the coding sequence ATGAGCGAACCGACCGGACCCTCGATCGACCGCGACGAGGTCGCCCGCTTCGATCGCCTCGCCGCGACCTGGTGGGACGAGGCCGGACCGATGCGGGTGCTGCATCGCTTCAACCCGGTGCGGCTGACCTATATCCGCGACACGGTCTGCCGCCATGTCGGCCGCGACCCGCTCGCGCCCAACCCCCTCGCGGGGCTGAGCCTCGTCGATGTCGGCTGCGGCGGCGGCGTGCTGTCGGAGCCGCTGGCGCGGCTGGGCGCCGAGGTGACCGGGCTCGACCCGGCGGTGACAAACGTGAAGGTCGCGCAAGCCCATGCCGACGCGGCCGGCGTGCCGGTCCGCTACCGGGCCGAGACGATCGAGGCGGTGGTCGCGGCAGGCGAACGCTTCGACGTGGTCTGCGCCATGGAGGTGGTGGAGCACGTCACCGACATGCCGGCCTTCGTGCGCACGGCCTGCTACGCCGTGAAGCCCGGCGGCCTGCTCTTCGCCGCCACGATCAACCGGACGATGCGCTCCTTCGCGCTGGCCATCGTGGGGGCCGAATACGTCCTCGGCTGGCTGCCGAAGGGCACCCACGACTGGGAGAAGTTCGTCACGCCGGACGAGTTGCGCGGCGCCGTCGAGGGTGGCGGCCTCTCGGTGACGGATACGACCGGCGTCGTGTTCAACCCGCTCACCACCCGCTGGAGCGCCGCCCGCGACACGGCGGTGAACTACATGATCGCCGCCGAGAAGCCGCGACCCTGA
- a CDS encoding YbhB/YbcL family Raf kinase inhibitor-like protein — protein MLEKIPHAVGEALSGLRAGLEKTACHAEFEGAPAAIRVTSPAFADGSALPARFTQDGAKLSPPLAWSGIPSGTAALVLLVEDADSPTPKPIVHAIAWDLDPTSDGLAEGALASPGSDGTIDEVGKNTFLKAGYLPPDPPTGHGPHRYLFQLYALNRHLGLEGVPGRGALLEAMHGHVLAKGVLVGTYERR, from the coding sequence ATGCTGGAGAAAATTCCTCACGCGGTGGGCGAGGCGTTGTCGGGCCTGCGGGCTGGACTCGAGAAGACCGCCTGCCACGCCGAGTTCGAGGGCGCCCCCGCCGCGATCCGGGTGACGAGCCCGGCCTTCGCCGACGGGTCGGCGCTGCCGGCTCGCTTCACCCAGGACGGAGCCAAGCTCTCGCCGCCGCTCGCCTGGAGCGGGATTCCGTCCGGCACCGCCGCCCTGGTGCTGCTGGTCGAAGACGCCGACAGCCCGACGCCGAAGCCGATCGTCCACGCCATCGCCTGGGACCTCGACCCGACGAGCGACGGCTTGGCCGAGGGTGCGCTGGCAAGCCCCGGCTCGGACGGCACGATCGACGAGGTGGGCAAGAACACGTTTCTCAAGGCCGGCTACCTGCCGCCCGACCCGCCGACCGGCCACGGCCCGCACCGCTACCTGTTCCAGCTCTACGCGCTCAACCGGCATCTCGGGCTCGAGGGCGTTCCCGGTCGCGGCGCGCTGCTCGAGGCCATGCACGGCCATGTGCTCGCCAAGGGGGTGCTCGTCGGCACCTACGAGCGGCGCTGA
- a CDS encoding NADPH:quinone oxidoreductase family protein translates to MKALLCKALGGPEDLVIEEVPDPVPGPGEALVRVSVAALNFFDTLIIAGRYQVKPELPFSPGAEACGVIEALGPGVEAFRVGERVIVHLGYGACRERVVAPVSGLTRVPEGVSDEQAAGLSVTYGTSLHALQDRANLKPGETLAVLGATGGVGLAAVELGHAMGARVIACASSAEKLDLAKAHGADLTLDYSQEPLRDGLKRLGGEAGIDVVYDPVGGDYSEPALRALNWKGRFLAVGFAAGEIPKIPLNLALLKGIDIQGVFWGAFLKREPESHAANQAHLLALVSEGRLSAKVHGVYPLEEAASALGILARREAMGKVLLRP, encoded by the coding sequence ATGAAGGCACTCCTGTGCAAGGCGCTCGGCGGGCCGGAAGACCTGGTGATCGAGGAGGTGCCGGATCCGGTGCCCGGCCCGGGCGAGGCCCTGGTGCGGGTGAGCGTCGCAGCGCTCAACTTCTTCGACACGCTGATCATCGCCGGCCGCTACCAGGTGAAGCCGGAACTGCCGTTCTCGCCGGGCGCCGAGGCCTGCGGGGTGATCGAGGCGCTCGGGCCCGGGGTCGAGGCCTTCCGGGTCGGCGAGCGGGTGATCGTCCATCTCGGCTACGGCGCCTGCCGCGAGCGGGTGGTGGCGCCGGTCTCCGGCCTGACCCGCGTCCCGGAGGGCGTCAGCGACGAGCAGGCGGCGGGCCTCTCCGTCACCTACGGCACCTCGCTGCACGCGCTGCAGGACCGGGCGAACCTGAAACCCGGCGAGACCCTGGCGGTGCTCGGCGCCACCGGCGGCGTCGGGCTGGCGGCGGTGGAGCTTGGCCACGCAATGGGCGCGCGGGTGATCGCCTGCGCCTCTTCGGCGGAAAAACTCGACCTCGCCAAGGCGCACGGCGCCGACCTCACCCTCGATTACAGCCAGGAGCCGCTGCGCGACGGGCTGAAGCGGCTCGGCGGGGAGGCCGGCATCGACGTCGTCTACGATCCCGTCGGCGGCGACTATTCGGAGCCGGCCCTGCGTGCGCTCAACTGGAAGGGGCGCTTCCTGGCCGTCGGCTTCGCCGCCGGCGAGATCCCGAAGATTCCGCTGAACCTGGCGCTCCTCAAGGGCATCGACATCCAGGGCGTGTTCTGGGGCGCCTTCCTCAAGCGCGAGCCCGAAAGCCACGCCGCCAACCAGGCCCACCTGCTGGCGCTGGTGAGCGAGGGACGGCTCTCGGCGAAGGTCCACGGTGTCTACCCGCTGGAGGAAGCGGCATCCGCCCTCGGCATCCTGGCGCGCCGGGAGGCGATGGGGAAGGTCCTGCTGCGACCCTGA
- a CDS encoding YqaE/Pmp3 family membrane protein, whose product MGDIIRIILLVVIPPIGVLFTVGFGLQFILNVVLTLFGYIPGLIHAIWVVTRRNY is encoded by the coding sequence GTGGGCGACATCATCCGCATCATCCTGCTCGTCGTGATCCCGCCGATCGGCGTGCTGTTCACCGTCGGGTTCGGCCTGCAGTTCATCCTCAACGTCGTGCTGACGCTGTTCGGCTATATCCCGGGCCTGATCCACGCCATCTGGGTCGTCACACGCCGCAACTATTGA